The Mangrovimonas cancribranchiae nucleotide sequence TTAATTAATTGTGTTTTTCCAGGTTTTCCAGAGGTTTTGGCGAGCTTTTTTCGGTTAGTAAGCATATTTATCAACGACGACTTGCCTACGTTACTTCGTCCAATAAAAGCGTACTCCGGTAAATTTGTATTTGGACATTTACTGACTTCAGAATTACTTATAACAAACTCTGCTGTTTTAATTTCCATGGTTGCTTTTTTAAAACTGCCTTTTTGTAAGCCACTTTTCAAGAATACTATTAAATTCTTCTGGGTGTTCCATCATAGCAGCGTGACCACATTTGTCTATCCAAAATAAATCAGAATCTGGTAAAAGCTCGTTAAATTCTTCGGCCACTTCAGGAGGTGTTACCGTATCGTTTTTGCCCCAAATAATACAAGTTGGTGTATGCATATTTGGGAGGTCTTTAGACATGTTGTGTCTAATCGCACTTTTAGCAATGGCAAGTGTTTTTATTAGTTTATTTCGGTCGTTAACCGTTTCGTAAACTTCGTCTACAATCTCTTTAGTAGCAACTTCAGGATCGTAAAATACATCTTGCGCTTTCTTTTTAATAACTTCGTAATCGCTACGTTTTGTGTAGCCACTTCCCATAGCGCTTTCATAAAGCCCCGAACTTCCAGTTATAATAAGAGCTTTGACTTTTTTAGGAAACATTTTTGTGTGGTAAAGACCTATGTGTCCACCAAGCGAGTTACCTAATAAAATAACTTCATCAAATCCTTTGAATTCAATAAAATCATGTAAATACTTGGCAAAGCTTTTTACATTGGTTTTTAATAAGGACATGGTGTATATAGGGAGTTCAGGAATAATAACTTTATACCCTTTTTGGCTAAAGTGTGAAGTAACAGAGTCGAAATTACTTAATCCGCCCATCAACCCATGAAGCACGATAATAGGTGTGCCTTCTCCGACTTCTATGTAGCTGTAATCTTTCTCTTTTTTTAGTCTATGCGCCATTAATCAGTTAGTCTTTTCGTAAAAAACAAATATAGTCAAATCATTCAAAAAATCTACAATTATTGGTTTCGGTGTTTTTGTTATTTCTTTTAAAGCTGTTAATAAATAGTTTAGGGTGCCTTTTTACAGCTTTAAGGTGTTTGAAAATCAGTGTTTAAAGAAATTTTCATTGAGATAAAAACGACATATTCCTGCGGTTAATCGAAAAATTATCAACAAAGTGGTAAAATGTGGTAAAATGTGGTATATTTTTCGATATATTTGAATTTCAAAGATCGAACTGCTTTTGAACTCATTAATAGGAACATACGAATGTAAAGCTGATGCCAAAGGAAGGCTCATGCTTCCTGCTGCGCTAAAAAAGCAGTTGGCAGACGTGCTTCAGGATGGGTTTGTTTTAAAGCGGGCGGTGTTTCAGCCTTGCTTGGAGCTTTATCCAATGGCAGAGTGGGAATTGTTAATGCAGAAAGTAAACAAGCTAAATCGTTTTAAGAAAAAGAATAACGATTTTATTAGGCGCTTTACAGCTGGTGTTAAGCTGGTGGAGGTGGATAGTACAGGGCGTTTGTTAATCCCTAAGGACTTAGTTGTTTTTGCGGGGATTTCAAAAAATACAGTGGTTTCATCGGCGGTTAATATTCTTGAAATTTGGGATAAAGAACGCTATGAAACTGCTATTGATGATGCGGCAATGGACTTTGCTGATTTAGCTGAAGAAGTAATGGGTCAAGACGAGGAAGATGGAATATCATAATCCAGTGTTGCTTAAAGAAACCGTTGATGGATTAAACATTCAAGAAGATGGTGTTTATGTGGATGTAACCTTTGGTGGCGGTGGACATAGTAGGGAGATTTTAAAGCGTTTGGGAGAGAAAGGGAAATTGTTTGCTTTCGATCAGGATTTAGATGCGTTAAAAAATGAAATTGAGGATGATAGATTTACGTTGATTAATGAAAATTTTAGATACATGAATCGCTTCTTGAGGCTTTATGGTGTAAAGAAAGTAGATGGTGTTTTAGCCGATTTTGGTGTGTCATCACACCAGTTCGACAAGCCGGAGCGTGGGTTTTCAACAAGATTTGATGCAGAGTTAGATATGCGAATGAATCAAAACGATAAATTATCGGCATTTCATGTGGTTAATGAGTATGAAGAAAAACATTTAGCATCTGTTTTAAAGCAATATGGAGAATTGCGTCAAGCACCAGCAATGGCAAGAAGTATTGTTCATTTTAGAAAAGATCAAGAAATAAAAACAGGAGAGCGTTTAAAGCAAGCGTTAGCAAAGTTTTTAGGGCATAAAAAAGAGAATAAAATACTGGCTCAAATATATCAAGCTATTCGAATTGAGGTAAATCAAGAGCTTGAAGTTATTAAGGAGTTTTTAATTCAAGTGCCGCAACTTTTAAAGCCTCATGGACGCTTAAGTGTGATTTCGTATCACTCGTTAGAGGACCGTTTAGTAAAGCGATTTATAAGAAATGGCATGTTTGAAGGAGAGCCAGAGCGTGATATATATGGCAATTTTGAAGTGCCTTTAAAAAAAGTAGGGAAGTTAATCGTGCCTTCAAGAGAAGAGATTGCAATGAATAGCCGTGCAAGAAGTGCAAAATTACGAATAGCAGAAAAGGTGCCGTTAAGTGAAAAGTAGACTTCATAACATATTAAAAGGGAAGTTTCTAGTAAGTGAAGATGCTTTTAAAAACTGGCGTATGATTTTGTTTTTATCGTTGCTGGCTTTGGTAATGATAGCGAGTTCACACAGCGCAGATAGGAAAGTGCACGATATAGCAAAGCTTAAAGATGAGGTGAAAGAGCTGCACTCCATGTTTGTAGAAGGGAGAAGCGAGTTAATGCGGTTGAAAAAAGAGACTGTTGTAGAGTTAAAAATGAAAGAGAAGGGGATTTATATTTCAGAAATCCCGCCAACAAAAATTATAGTTAAATCTAGTAAATAGTTCAACTTGGCAGTAAACGAGAAGAACATATTAAATCGGTTGTATTTTATTGCGGGATGTATGTTCATCTTCGCGCTACTAATTGTGTTTAAATTGTTAACAATTCAATTAGTTCATGGCGATGAATACAAAAGTATGGCCGATGACCGTTTGGTGAAAAATGTGGTTATTCCAGCGAATAGAGGAAATATTTACTCTGTAGATGGTAATCTTTTAGCAACATCAATACCAAAATACGATATTCTTATCGATGCGGTAACGCCAACAAACAAACGATTTGAAGAAAACATAAAAGGGCTTTGCGATTCGCTTTCGGTATATTCCGGAAAGTCTTCAGCTTATTATCAGAAAAAACTACGACATGCAAGAGCGGTTAAAAACAGGTATTATCCGCTTGTGAGAAATGTAGGGTATTCCGATTATATGCGATTTAGAAGTTTTCCTTTATTGAACTTGGGGGCGTTTAAAGGCGGATTAATAGTCGAGCAAACCACTAAGCGCGAATATCCAATGGGTGGCGTAGCGCAAAGAACCATTGGTTACGAAAGAGTAGATGAAGAAGGGAATGTCACCCGGCCAGGATTAGATGGTGCTTTTGGTGCTAAATATTTAAGAGGCGTTGATGGTAAACGTTTAAAGCAACGCATAGGGAAAGGACAATGGAAGCCTATTGTAGATTATAATCAAGTTGAGCCAAAGGACGGTTACGATGTTTATACTACCATTAGTAGTAATATACAAGACATTGCGCACCATTCTTTGTTACAACAATTAGAGTATTATAAAGCCGAGCATGGTTGTGTGGTTGTTATGGAGGTTAAAACAGGAGAGGTTAGAGCGATATCAAACCTAGCGAGAACAGAAAATGGGAATTATTACGAAAAACGAAACTATGCCGTTTGGGAATCGCACGAACCAGGGTCTACATTTAAAACCATGGCGCTTATGGTGGCGCTAGAAGATAAGGTGGTTGATACGGCAACAGTTATAGACACTAAAAAAGGACGTAAGCAATTTTATCGAAGATATATTACAGATTCTAAACATGGTGGCTATGGTAAAATATCTGTTGCAAGAACTTTAGAGGTGTCTTCTAATATTGGAATGGCAACTTTGGTAGATGATAATTATTCAAAAAATCCAGAAAAGTTCCTATCTCGTTTAAGTTCTTGGGGGTTAGATAAACCAATAGGCTTGCCTATTATTGGGGAAGGGAAACCAGTTATTCCTAAACCAGGAGACAAGCTGTGGAGTAAAAATGCATTGCCTTCTATGGCATATGGATATAACCTGCGTTTAACCCCATTGCAAACATTAACATTTTATAATGCTATTGCGAATGATGGTGTTATGGTGAAG carries:
- the mraZ gene encoding division/cell wall cluster transcriptional repressor MraZ, which produces MNSLIGTYECKADAKGRLMLPAALKKQLADVLQDGFVLKRAVFQPCLELYPMAEWELLMQKVNKLNRFKKKNNDFIRRFTAGVKLVEVDSTGRLLIPKDLVVFAGISKNTVVSSAVNILEIWDKERYETAIDDAAMDFADLAEEVMGQDEEDGIS
- a CDS encoding FtsL-like putative cell division protein, whose translation is MKSRLHNILKGKFLVSEDAFKNWRMILFLSLLALVMIASSHSADRKVHDIAKLKDEVKELHSMFVEGRSELMRLKKETVVELKMKEKGIYISEIPPTKIIVKSSK
- the rsmH gene encoding 16S rRNA (cytosine(1402)-N(4))-methyltransferase RsmH, with product MEYHNPVLLKETVDGLNIQEDGVYVDVTFGGGGHSREILKRLGEKGKLFAFDQDLDALKNEIEDDRFTLINENFRYMNRFLRLYGVKKVDGVLADFGVSSHQFDKPERGFSTRFDAELDMRMNQNDKLSAFHVVNEYEEKHLASVLKQYGELRQAPAMARSIVHFRKDQEIKTGERLKQALAKFLGHKKENKILAQIYQAIRIEVNQELEVIKEFLIQVPQLLKPHGRLSVISYHSLEDRLVKRFIRNGMFEGEPERDIYGNFEVPLKKVGKLIVPSREEIAMNSRARSAKLRIAEKVPLSEK
- a CDS encoding penicillin-binding protein; its protein translation is MFIFALLIVFKLLTIQLVHGDEYKSMADDRLVKNVVIPANRGNIYSVDGNLLATSIPKYDILIDAVTPTNKRFEENIKGLCDSLSVYSGKSSAYYQKKLRHARAVKNRYYPLVRNVGYSDYMRFRSFPLLNLGAFKGGLIVEQTTKREYPMGGVAQRTIGYERVDEEGNVTRPGLDGAFGAKYLRGVDGKRLKQRIGKGQWKPIVDYNQVEPKDGYDVYTTISSNIQDIAHHSLLQQLEYYKAEHGCVVVMEVKTGEVRAISNLARTENGNYYEKRNYAVWESHEPGSTFKTMALMVALEDKVVDTATVIDTKKGRKQFYRRYITDSKHGGYGKISVARTLEVSSNIGMATLVDDNYSKNPEKFLSRLSSWGLDKPIGLPIIGEGKPVIPKPGDKLWSKNALPSMAYGYNLRLTPLQTLTFYNAIANDGVMVKPRFIKEVKELNREVEKFDKQVVNNRICSEETLYQMQDILKHVVERGTGRSLYSPYFSMAGKTGTAKSEYWMKDWSENPRYVSSFAGYFPAENPKYSCIVIIHKPSVKKGYYGADVSGPVFKRIAQKIFTETPIVDELETLTIKNALAEKSYQSYFDTAQTYKTIMPSVVGMPLMDAISLLENMDVDIKVMASGEGIVESQSVSRGTKLKANQTVVIKA
- a CDS encoding alpha/beta hydrolase; protein product: MAHRLKKEKDYSYIEVGEGTPIIVLHGLMGGLSNFDSVTSHFSQKGYKVIIPELPIYTMSLLKTNVKSFAKYLHDFIEFKGFDEVILLGNSLGGHIGLYHTKMFPKKVKALIITGSSGLYESAMGSGYTKRSDYEVIKKKAQDVFYDPEVATKEIVDEVYETVNDRNKLIKTLAIAKSAIRHNMSKDLPNMHTPTCIIWGKNDTVTPPEVAEEFNELLPDSDLFWIDKCGHAAMMEHPEEFNSILEKWLTKRQF